In the genome of Arachis stenosperma cultivar V10309 chromosome 2, arast.V10309.gnm1.PFL2, whole genome shotgun sequence, the window AAATATGTCAATCATCAATACAAAATTCTTGTAAATAATGTCAACACCATAGAAAAATTACGAAATAGCACAACGAACAGTTAAACACAAATATCcaaaagttaaaattttagatcaaattttaatatgtatacaacatattttagtatttaatgTAGAATAGAGCAGAttctcaataaaaaatataaaagcgTAATCTCTTTTAAAAAAGTAGATACACgcaatttatttaaaatatcattactctaatacaaatttatttatcaactattttcttctatctttataGTAGATTATACTCATTAGCATACAGGGACGGACTCAAGAGGGGTAAATAGTGGCCTTGGCCCctcaacaaattttaaaagctcatatattattataatagatGTATTGTGTAAAGTAAAATTTAATAGTGtagtaataataaaaagagttaCTATTCTTAATGTATTAGGGTTTAAatttctctatatatatatttatattatttgtatttttatttaatttaaaattttttatatttgtttaagattaattttaacatttataattatataaaaaatactttaatattatttatgatattattttttctaattttatttagttgtttattttttattattttttgattaatttttatctctattattatgtaaaaatactttaatatattttaaattcacATAACAAAATTATTAGTGTAATTAacttatattattttatgttatattttttaataatataaaatataaaaatataacttacTATCACATAAatacttaataaaataaattaattaacaaaatatttataaatatataattttatattttattagatgtaaaattataaaaacagagataattcttttatttgataaatatttattaattttttaattaaaaaattagttataattatatctattattaaatatatagcattatatttaattatacaagattttaattttcaacTCTTCCACTCTTAGATTTCTGGATTCGTCCCTGTTAGCATATTATATTTAAAACACTTATTAAACTGCTTTTCTATTAACAAAAATTCTACGAAGAGTCATGTCCAATTTGACACTACGTGAAAAGataggataaaaataaataatctcaatgaaaattagttaaaaaaaataaataacaaaataaagaaaacaaaaaaaaacaaaactaaaaaaataagaaaataattaaatatgcaTTGATACTATACTTAGTTTCTATAAAAGAAATTGAAGCAATAATTAGAACAGtgaaaaatgcatatttcaaaaTATTAGGACTTACAAGTTACAACCAGCACCATACTACAGATAAAAAATAGTAGTACGTAAACtatgtcaaattttaaaacacaaaataagaaaataaaaaagtctaATTACTCTAAACCACCAAATAATAAAAAGGCAGAGTACTGATCGCTATTTGGCATTTTGATAAATCAATACTTAATACAAAATTAAATCCACCAACCAAAGAAATAAGGATACTAATATTTTCAAAGCGACATTAAAATATGCCAATATAATATTGAAAGAGTTCAATGCGTAAAAGAGAATTAGAACTAAATATGTATTTTCacttatcataaaaaattaaatattataaaatcatataaaaaagaataaattaaacataatttatataaaaataagcaaaaagaaatattatttatcttaaCTTCCTTGGAGTACTTCTTTTCCCAAGCTAGGAGCTCCTCCAACATGGAAGAAAGGATGTTTCTTTGAATACTTTTAAATGATGAAATTAGAATTCAATTCCATCAAGAAATGAATTCCTAAAGAAATGGAATTCAATCCTATAGTTTGGAACAACTAACTCATttaataagatagaattgaattcCATTGTTTGGAATGACTTGTTgatgaattatattatttctctAAGACATTTTTATCTTTCCATAAATattaagtataattttatttatcaattaaattagataatataattatataaatcactTATAAGTAAAATTGGTCTATCACAACCTCACCAATTAGATTCATATCACCCATGAAATCATGATAGGTGGAATtcttttaaaaatgaaaaatttaaattatttaaagaaaattaatatctcataactttttcattttttttttctaaaggCATCAGTGCTAGGACTACAGCCAAGTTTGTCATAAATAGCATAGTCTACCAAATAAGTCACCTTGGCACACTTTATAGCATGGTATAAGCAAAGATATTGCCGGTCTATGAATACCTGAAAGTTAAAACATTATTTAGTAGAGGTATTCAGTTCGTATTATTGGCATGGCTTTATACATTATAAGAATCTGATGATATACATTATAATATACAACTAGACTTCAATAATATCTGACTGATGCTTTTTAAATGTTATCTGCTTCACATCACCACTTGCAGATAAACTATCTCAGTTGCCAAGAAAGCAGTCATTGAGAATCGATAAACAAATTGTTATTTGACAAAAACAGGAAATGGAAACAATAGTATAGCATCAGAAGATGGCATGATGTTGATGTAACATGGAAGTAAACAATATATCCACTGAAGCACATCACAACAGCAGCCATATAAATATGCATTAATATACTAGACTTGAAGGTGAAGCAAATAACGGTAAGAAGACCTTCTGCACTAAAGGAGTGTTTTTGTCCTTTTGTATTTCAGCAACAACCCCTTTAATATCCATACCTGCATTATGTGTTATATATGGGATGCGAATAGAATAGAATATGATACACCCTAAACTCATACCCTACCCTATCTTATCCGTAAGCATATTCGGACTGAATTCTACCCTACTCGCAGCAGGTTGAATAATCTACCCTACCTAAACAGATTACATCGAATTAGATATCTGCGGATAGAATATGTATTGCTAACCCTAATTACAATCATCTCTAAACCTCTTTTTAACATTGTCTTAGCATATAACAATAATCTGACACTCTTTTATCACgttaaattatgaaaattttttgtCATTTGACGTTCAATAAAGTCAAAACGAAAACGTCATTATCTCACACTAATTAGTGTAGCAAAAAACATACtaaattattattctatttaCTAAGTTAGATCGAAAAGGGGTTAAAAAAAGACTATGACATCCGAAATCCAATCTCGATTATCACTataatataattagaatctaaaaaattaaattagttaaacgGTACCACTATACACTATACAGAATTATTCCGTTACTACTCACTACATCAAAATCTGATCCCCACTTTTCTTTTCATAGTGACCAGTAAACAGACAAAATGAAGAGGTAGATAGATGGTGAAAAGACTTTTATATATTGTAAAAAAATGGGGGGTTATTCCAGCAACTATTTGCAAAGATCAGAGACACAATTCACGTTTCACAGACACAGTTTTTTACTTTTTGGGGAGCATTTAAGACACCCTCAGCTACCTCCTTCTATGTCATCATCTTCTCCAAACTTTCAAACCAAGTTAAACCAATTTTCATTAATAGTGGTGCATATTCAAtaaactttatatttttttgtcactattaaattttaaagaGTAAAGAATATTTTCGTCTCTTACCTTTTTTTTCTACGGATATTTTTATTCTTGAtcattgaaaaatatttttaaatctctgaTGTTCTTAAAAATTGGATAGATCAGTCCCTCCATCAGACCAACTGGCTCCCGTAATGCTCGTACGCGTAGAAGTTTGTCatgcgacgcgtacgcgtgacaagcaTTACGGAAGTCACGTCAGTCGGAGGCATTTGGATGGAGCTTTTAAGAATGTCAGGaacttaaaagtatttttcaatGATTAGGGACGAAAATatccgaaaaaaaaaaaccaggACAAAAATGTtctttactaaaattttaaattataaatcttaaatttttaaaataaagtattagtttaaaatattgataaaaaatattaatttgttagtatgtatttttttaatattaataaaacatTCTACAATTTGGACTATGCACCATTCCTCAATTAATCATTAATATGATTAATTGGCTAGTATTTTAATCCAATAATCcctcctcaaattcaccacaagttttttttttctctttagaACGGGGCCCATTAATTATtctcatatttattttattattatataaaaataatgtacTACTACTATACTCTGTTGTTCATGATCTTGATAAGTCTCTGTCTTTCTCTTTCACTCTCACACTCACACAAACCTGCATTTATAGACACTTACCAGAATCACCAACATACATCATTCTTTTCTTTCATCAAATTCATTCATTCATATGATGATGAAGGCTCTACTATTATTTCTCTTTGCTATTTCTTCATCACTGTTTATGGAACCTTGTTATTCAAGCAGTGGATATTGGCCTCCTTCACCAGGATACTGGCCAAGTCACAAATTCAGGTCTATGAACTTTTACAAAGGATTTAGAAACCTTTGGGGTCCTCAACACCAAGCACTTGACAACAATAATGCATTAACAATTTGGCTTGATAGAACCTCAggttagtttaattttaatttgctAAAATGCATTATCTATCTACTATATAGCATTACTCAACACATTATCACatacttatttaatttttcttttcaaaatgcctataaaattattttttatatatatttataagaaataatatacttacatattttttttaaccaCATTTAATGCAttgttcatatatatatatatatatatatatatatatatatatatatatatatatgttacagaaaaaatataaaaaaaataaatatagatatTTTTGAAACCGTATTAAATGTACTACTAAAATTTAGTTATTCtgttagtttttataattttattaaatttttaattaggtctttttatttattttttttattgagtccttatactacttttaattttgtaattagtttttttttgtataaaaaatactaaaattaatcaaTTTCGTTACGTTACCAACAGTATTTCTGCCAATTTCTgtcaactcttatttataactGTATTTAGTGGAAGTGTCTTTgtggatgtgtctaataaaaatatcttttttatggctgtgtttaatagaagtgtctttctagatatattttctggatgtgtctcttgatatatgtatttaaaatataataattaattattgttgacAATAAATTGGTAGATAATATGTTGGTAcctaaattttttcaaaattaatagaatatttctCTCAAGAAATATGTGATCAAAGATATAGTTAGGTTTTTAACTATATATACTTTAATTTGTAGATAAATATTCtgttaattataatatttttatattagcaagaacttaattacaaaattaaaagtagtgtatctaactaaaaaaaaagtataaaaatctaaattataaatttaatgaaATTATAGAGAGTAATAAAATGACCAAATCTCCTATTTAAATTGTAAATACACAAGTATTCCCaacaaagaaaattattttattggttAATTAAATGTGTTAATAATCTATTTACTATGTATCATTGAAATGTATCTCTTTTTTATGGTTAACAGGGAGTGGATTCAAATCAGTTCGTCCATTTAGATCAGGTTACTTTGGTGCTTCAATTAAGCTCCACCCTGGCTACACTGCAGGAGTTATAACAGCTTTCTATGTATAATATTTTCATCAtgggaaagtatgaggagccaatgaaatatttatacaatgtgtacaatggaggtttatggaatattagagatataattattagtgttacattttcccatcagctgaagcttttgggatgagtggtatcatgacatggtattaaagcgttagatccgaaaggtcaagagttcgatttTTGGTGAacccaaaaattaaaataatttttcgaaaagatgtttattatcccttgtactcggatggttattctaaatAGTATAGGGGATGTTCATTTCATAACTCAAATTCAATagccattgtacacattgtacaaatagtccATTGTCTCCCTAGCGGATCCTTTCATCATatgatcaaattaattaatttgagttaCAAAATGAATAATTTGAATTAGCTTTGTACATTATTAATCATGTTTAGCTagcttaattaattaattatattgcAGCTTTCTAACAATGAAGCACACCCTGGGTTCCATGATGAAGTGGACATAGAGTTTCTTGGGACCACATTTGGAAAACCTTATACTTTACAAACAAATGTTTACATAAGAGGAAGTGGGGATGGAACGATTATAGGAAGAGAGATGAAGTTCCATTTGTGGTTTGATCCTACCAAAGATTTTCATCACTATGCTATTCTTTGGTCTCCTAAAGAAATCATGTAAGTCACTGTTCCTCTTGtgactctttttcttttattaaattatataaaaacaatAGATTTTTCTAAGCAAAATTAAAGTTCCTTTGTTTTGTCCTACCCTTCAAATATtccatattaaaatatattgcctttattattgttgtttaaattat includes:
- the LOC130962177 gene encoding probable xyloglucan endotransglucosylase/hydrolase protein 32, with product MMMKALLLFLFAISSSLFMEPCYSSSGYWPPSPGYWPSHKFRSMNFYKGFRNLWGPQHQALDNNNALTIWLDRTSGSGFKSVRPFRSGYFGASIKLHPGYTAGVITAFYLSNNEAHPGFHDEVDIEFLGTTFGKPYTLQTNVYIRGSGDGTIIGREMKFHLWFDPTKDFHHYAILWSPKEIIFLVDDVPIRRYPRKSAYTFPLRPMWVYGSIWDASSWATEDGKYKADYRYQPFVARYTNFKASGCSAYASRWCHPVSASPYRSGGLTRQQYWAMRWVQRHHMVYNYCQDPKRDHRLTPECWG